The DNA region TTCTATTCTTTGCAACCTTGTAAATGCTCTGAAAATTTCTCATGATACAATCTTCAATATGAAAGTCACTAGAGTAGTAAATTCTCATGAATTCAAGTGAAAGCaggaattagattttttttttcttttttcacagGCATGGTGAGTTAACATGCTTGTGTTGATGTGAAAAAAGAACGTTAAATTAtgcaatttaaattaatatttaatttatttaaaagataaattaGGCGGTATAAAATGAGGaagtgaaaataaaatataattttattaataataataaagtaaaataaaatttatttaaatataaataataatataatagagGAGGGAGTTGAATGAGGTAAACAATAGAAATGATAAGCTAAAATGTATtaaatatttctattttattagcattcaagatttttttttaaaaaaaatgtttaatttgCCCATTATAATCTACCCGGTATTAAcgtcattttttatttataaaaagttgggaaaaaaaaaaatcaaaatggacGGAACGGAATGGCCGCCGTAGGATTCGTCTCGCGAAAACTGGAGCTCCTCCACCACCCCGATCTCTCCCGATGCCTCGCCGCCTTCCCCGCCCCTTCCGAGCTCAGGCGCGTCCATGCGCTCGTAGTCACCTCCGGTCTCTCCTCCGATGCCTTCACCGTCGCTCGGCTCCTCGCCAGCTGCGCTGTTCCTTCCTCCGGCGACCTCCACCATGCCCGTGCCCTCTTTGCCAGTATCGAACGCCCCACTCCCTTCATGTACAACACCATGTTCCGTGCGCTTTCCCGCAGTCCTCGCCCGGTTGACTCCATCCACCTCTACTCCCGCATGCTTCGCTCTGGCATCTGGCCGGACCGGCTCACCTTCCCCTTCCTGATCCGTTCGTGCTCGGTGCTTGGGTCCAGGGGCCTTGGTCAGGGAGTCCACTGCCACGCGGTGAAGCACGGGCTCGACTCCGACGTGTTCGTCGTCAACAATGCTATCACCATGTACTCGGATTGGGGCGACATGGTCTCCGCCCGGAAGCTGTTCGACGAGCATGTTGACGTAGCGGATGTTGTATCGTGGACCGCACTGGTTACTGGGTACTCGAATTGCCGGCAGTTGGATTGTGCGCGGTGGTTGTTCGATCAAATGCCTGAAAGAAATCCCATTTCATGGAATGCTATGGTTGCAGGGTATGCAAAGGAAGGGAATACCATGGAAGCACTGCAGCTTTTTGACAAAATGCCTGACAGAAATCTGGCTTCATGGAGCTCGATTATTTCAGGTTTTGCGCAATCAGGACGTTGCAAGGAGGCGTTGACAGTGTTCAGAGAAATGGTCGTAAGGAATGTCACCCCAAATGAATCAGCATTGGTCAGCGCAGTGTCTGCTTGTGCACAGTTAAGGGATTTGAATCAAGGGGAGTGGCTACATAAGTACATCATGGAGCATATGGTCGAGATGAGCATCATCCTAGGCACAGCTTTGGTGGACATGTATGGCAAATGCGGGAGCGTAACAAAGGCCATTGCTGTCTTCAATGTGATGCCTGAGAAGAACGTGTATACATGGAACTCATTGATCGCCGGCATGGCCATGAATGGCTCTGAAATGCCAGCACTGGCTCTCTTCTGGAAGATGCAGTTGACTGGTTTGGAGCCAAATGCAATAACCTTCATTGGACTGCTGAGTGCCTGTAGCCACGCGGGGTTGATCTCTGAAGGCCAGCAATTCTTCGATACGATGACTCGAGTTTACAGGATTAGACCCCTTGAAGAGCACTATGGTTGCATGGTTGATTTGCTCGGTAGGGCAGGGCTATTCAAAGAAGCTCTTGAGTTTGTGGAGACTATGCCGGTGGAACCCCATCCAGGACTGTGGGGAGCCCTTGCTGGTGCCTGTAGGATTCATGGAAATGTGGAATTGGGCGAGAAAGTAGGGAAGCAGTTGATTGATTTGGAGCCGCATCACGGTGGGAGATATGTCTTGTTGGCAAACTTATATGGTGCTGCAAGGAGATGGGACGACATGTCCATGGTGAGGAAATTGCTGAAACAGCGGAAGGCTGCAAAATTCCCCGGGAAAAGCCAAGTTGAGCCAGTTCAAGCCAACTGATCACTGGTCTCTTCCTTGAAGACAAATCAGAGATTCATATGTAAACTGAGAAAATATCTCTCAAAATTTTGGTGTCAATGTAGTTTTTATTGGGTTTTCGCTGTAGATAGTATTATATTATTCAGCAGCTACTGCAAGCCCCTTAGAGCCTTACTTTGAATAATTGGAAGTGAATTTACTTCCCACCAGCATGAAAGCTAAAAAATTGTAAATGGTGACCATCTTTTCTTTGGTTCGTCATTTTTGCATTTGAAGAATCAGATAATTGTGATAATCATTTCAGAAATTCAAGTGCAAGTTTCTCAGTGATTGAAATAAGATGAACTTGTTTGATTTGGAGGCCAGAGCTATCCAAGAAAGTGATTACCTTGCCCTTTACTTATAGATTCTAACTGATATACAACTCATTTTGATCTATACTATTTGTTCTTTGATTAGCTGCATAAGGGAGAAAAAGATTCACTCTATAATAAGAATTTTGTTTCACAAGTTGTATTTTTCAAAGACAATGATTATATAAACTGTATATgaagacatttttttttttaatgtaaaataCTATTATCATACTAATTAATAATCAGAGAGTTAAGCATATTCCATGAAAACAGACTAACAATCATTAAACAAGAGATCTCTGCATGCTAATCAGTCTAGGAGTAATTAGATAAGTAGTATCAAAGATGAAAAGTTTAGTCCCACTGTATTCCGAAGGTCTCTAGATTTATTCCGTTGACGAATTAAGAGAGAACATCGTTTATCTTCAGAATTAGTTGGATGAAATTTAAACACAAGaattactaaaaataaaataaaatataaaaaatattcaaaatatcAATTAACCAAACTCCATAAACATCTTAACACAAGTTAAAGCTAAACTCCAACAGATTGATCCAACTCATTTAACTATTAATTATTGTTTCAGGTGATGAAAATGATTCATTTATTTCTAACGTCTTTGTCAATCCGTCCTTagaccaacacagaggaggtaaatcatggatgactactaaTCATTAGTACATTTAGTTAAGATATAGATAAAAACTTATTCAGACATGTTGAATTTTGATCTTAAAATTTCATATGATAAAACCtcatattttatttattgtatCATGTCACAGCACTAAAGGGGACAACTATTAACTATTCTTTAGAAGAATAGGTGGATCGACTCAATGGCCAGATCAAGAACAATATTAttgaatatgaaaaataataataaaattttttcgCCCACATCATCCAAATGACTtatggaaataaaaaaaaaatcatggctACACTTTTACTCACGATGGTTCCACGAACTCCGtgaactatttattcatttgcgTTCCGTAATCTTTAGTCGTGTCTTGGTTCGTGAGTTAGGTTTGACTGTGATCGGTCTCCCTTCTCGGCTTGTATACAGCGAATCTTTTCCTCCGGATCCAAACCAAGGCCGCCCGTCGGTGCCGCGCGTAGAATTCCTCTCATCGACCGCCCTATCCTGCCTTTTTCGGTTCCTCTTAACCGTTCGGTTCCCTTGTCCATATTCCTGCCAAAATTTCTCCTGAATTCTAGGTTTCTTCCCTTTCGGTGAGGCTGAAAGGAGTGAGAAGAGAGTGTGCTGTTCTCGAGGGGGATCTCCTATTCCCACAAATCCATGGTCGCACACTAGTTGATCTCGCAGCGCTGATTCGCACCTCGATCTTATTCCCCTCTTCCACTGAGGCGCAGTAGAGCGACGAGATTTGAAACCCCGTGACTGCAAAGTAACATTTTTTAGTCATTTGCTTCCTCTTCTCGTGGTGTTTCAGTTGTTGCTTCGGAAAAGTATTTGTTATAGCTCGAATTGCCTCCAAGTTGGAGTTTTCCCTTCTTTATTGGATAATTTCCACGAGGTTTTTGAGTGCACTGTTCATTTGCGTGCTTGAATTTATAGTTTGGAAAGCCTTTACTCGAGCTATTACTCTTTCGATGAAGTCATCTGTATGAATTTCTTTTCTCCCCGGCAAAAGCTCTTCTTTGCTTTGACGTTTGTTTCGTGGCTTTATTCAAGCGGAAACGTGAGGCTCTCATAGCGGGACAAGCTAAAAGGAATCTCCTTTCATTGCTGGTTTAGCTTGCCTGTactcttctctttcttctatgtCTTTGCGGGCTGGCGTGCGATTTGTCACGTAGAGATCAAGAAACGGGCCAACTAATTTCTGGTTGGCAACGAATGGTCGAAAGAAGAACCGACCGACCTATTTGATTGCTCGGTTGTAGATGGACTTGTGAGATTGGACCGAGTATGAAGTGTCAGAGTAATGATTCAATACCCGTGAGCTACTGTCCCTTTTTAGTTGGCATTTATTAATATTTTCCGAGCTTCGTTGACTGCTAGCTTTCGGTGCCACGTTTCAGCGCTTCCTTGTGGAATCTTCCATCTTCATGCATGAGAATTTATTCATCTGGTATGTTCCGGGAAGTCGCTGACAAATTATTTCATTGATTTGTCGGGTAGTCCCCGAGGATCGAGGGAAAAGTTTCCTGCTCCGTCAGTTTCCTTGTTGTCCTAAGAGTGACTTGGTTATCTTCCAAAAAAATAGGATCGATTCAGTCTTTAGGGACTTCTCGGAGCTGATAGTTGGTCCATTTTGTATTTGTTAGAACTAAGACTCGAATATGGGATGCCTGCTTTCTAAAGAAAAGGATTCGGATATCGGAAACAGAAAACGGCCAGGGAATGTGGGGGAGGTGGCAGTTTTTGTACCCGGGTTGCGAGTCCCAAAAAGCGTGGACTTGTTTCAGTCACTTGGTGATAGCCTGCCGAGGAGTTTGATCGAACGCCTGTCAGCCTTGAGGACCAGAATTGTAGTTATGGCTGCTCAAGAGGCCCCTACTGTGGCGAAGCCCAGGAGGAAAACGGCAACTCAGCATGGTTTGCCTAGACTTTATCCTGTTTGTGTAAATTGAGTAGACAAAGTACCAATCCTTTTGTGCATGCAGGAGGTTCTAGTTTGGCTGATCTTCGGCAGGCTCTTGAAGACTACTTACCAGTCCTTCTTGGTTTGGTAAAAGATGGTAATATGCTTCACTTCTGTCCTGTTATCTTCTCTGTTTTCAGTGTTTACATCATATTTGTTCAATTTGTTTCCAACTTTTGACAGTAGTGTGGAATTTACAGGAAGTCAGCTAGTAGACAGCGTTCACTTTGTATGGACTAACCAGGAGGATGATGCTGAGGTGGTTCTATATGTCAGTTACACCTTTATTAGTACCATAGGGTTAGAAGAAGCAGGAATGATGGCTGATTCTATTGCAGGAAAAGAAAATTGCAAATGCTTGGTACGAGGTGCTCTCAATTCTGCACTTGATGGCCATGCTGTGCTTTTCTGAAGCCAACTCCTTGCTTCTTCCTAAAACATCTAGTGATACcaatttaaaaatttctgaaggTATATGTCTAGATTTGATTTATGGAACTGATAGAGAATATCTTCTATGCAGTCAAAATTATCCTTGATCAAGATGGTTCTTTAGATATTTTCTGTTAGATGTTAATTTCCTTTATTGCAAACTTAGTGGTGTCATAACAATGAACATGATTCAAAAAGTGGAAGTTTCAATGCATTTATGGTGTAGCTTTCAATTGTTTTTTTAACTATCAATACTACTTGTATAATCAAACTCTTATTTCACTCTGAGTTTTTCTCTCCAAAAGAATTTCTCCCAGATTAACTCTATTTACCTTTTTCATGTCAAATTTACTATTTCAGTCTGTAAATCTAAATTTTATAACCGAATTGCCATTCTTCTTTTTGCTGCTCCTTTACAGAGAGTAGGAGGACTGCAATTGATCTATTCTTAAAAGCAGCTGGTTATTTGGATTGTGCTATTCAACATGTTCTTCCTCAACTTCCTCCTGATCTAAGGTCAGCATTCCATATATTTTTTGTCCATAAAGCTTAGATATTGACTTGCATTACTTGCCATGTTAACTTCAGACAATATTGAAATTTACATGTTGTGACCTTTTCATTTTCACTATTGGTAGGATGGATCTTCCTGTCGATCTCGCTGAAGGAGTGCTCCACTCTCTTCTTATGCAAGCATTGGGTCAGGTATTGAAAGTTCACTCCACTATTGAATATTTTTTTCCCCATTATGTACCTTTGCTTTTAAGCTTGACCATGCTTCTTTCCTCTGAAATCCTTTTCTTGATCTCCCTTTGTGTAACATTATCTCAGTACTGACTGCTTTGTTGCAATACTACATTTTTCTATTAGTCCTCTTCCATGCAATCCAGCAATGCAATCAAGTACAATAGAATTTTACAGAGAAAGATGTATTGACAGGTTAAGTTTAAACTTCAAAGGTGCATAGAATCAAACTATTTCTGTTATATAAATTGGGGTTTGAGCAGACTTATTACTTATAGAACATAGAACACAGGAAAGGTAGCATTTAGATTATAGAATGAAATGCCTGGATTCTATTtgattatcatatcatgaaaagtaACATTGATGTAGAAAAAGAATCTAATTtgagaatatttaaattttaaatctcgaCATGTGGGGTTTGGTAATAATATGAGACATTTGGTAATTTGTCTATTTGGTTTTTCATCTTTCAATTTCAACATCAATTAACGaggataatattatttcccaatttGCTTATTTGTTTCCCTATTTTTATTAGGATTGTGTTCATAAAAGTCCCACTTTAAACTTTCGATTGcaaaatttttcattttcaaacttCTGTGTGTGGCTTAGTTTCATTCTTGTGGAACTAAAATTAGAGCCAAACCTAGTTCGATCAGATACTTCACAATTAAAAGCAGCTGGTTTAATGTTTGTAAGaattttgtatcagatattatACAAATTCACGTAACACTAAGGGAACTTATATAAGCATTGTAAGATCATGTTCTTctcaatattaatttcaaaagtacctTTTTTACCTGTCTAAGATGGATTAGCATAGGATTTCACTTCAGCATCACTACTGTACTATTGAATTGGATATTTAGTTTTTCACTCACTAATTAGGTCTCCATTCCCATTGTCGGTATAGAGCGTGGATATTCAACTAGGAATGGCGATGGATAGTCCCAAGGCTACACTGGCTGTCAAGAGGAGGCTAGCATGTGAGATGCTTAAGTGCTGGCATCAGGTATTGTAACATTCTAATCGTCTTACGCTTGTTAGGCAAATTGGACTTCTGCCTATTACTTTGCTTTACGAACTCTCtatttctttattatattttaaataaaaagttGAAACTCATGTACATAGTTGGAGTTAATAATTTTTTGGTCTCCCTTCAGGCAGAGGACAGCATCACAAAGTATCCCTTAGCTGAAGGTTGGAGAGGAAAACATCAACTATTTATCAAGTGGAAGTATGTTGAAGCAAAGGTCAGTCTTTTGGTTCTCATAATTACTTTCTAGGTATGGAAATTTACAGGCTCGAGTTCTAAATTTGCTATCATGTATTGACACTatgaaataaaattcttaatatacaTACAAAACTAAGATTGTCAGTGTCTAATCAGAGAAAAAAATACTAGAGAATTGTTAGGGCTTATGTGGCTGGACTAGAATGACTTGCCAATGCTAAGTGGGTAAAATTCCTTCAAGAATATACCTTTGTCTAAAACAGACAATAAGCCCGCTAATGCATTAAGTCATGCAATAGCTACGTTACACCAAATGAACATGACAGTAGCTGACTTCGAGATGATTTTTGAGATATTAGCAATGAGGACTATTATGATTTGGTTGACTTTGTTATCGAAGATCGTTACCTAATTAGGGGTACTCATTTATGCATTCTTAGGACATCGCTTAAAGACTTGCTTATTAGGCAAGGAAATTAGTGAGGCTTTAAATTTGTGATATTCATCTCTAGCAGAAGTCAACAATTCACAGAAACCATTGACTTCAAGACACAGAAATCATTTGTCAAGCATATTTCTTTTCTCTGGCTTAATATCATGTTCTTGCAACAACAGGCTGCTGCTTATTATTATCATGGTGTTATTCTTGATGAGGGTAACACTGAGAAATCCCATAGGATGGCAGTCGCTGCTCTCCAAACTGCTGAAGAGTTTCTTAAACAAAGCAAAAAGGCATCTGATGCATTCAATGCAATGCCTCCTACATCGAGGTGATTCTCCTAATATTTATTTACAACTATTTAGGTTCCTTTTCTATGATAAAGCAAGCTTTTCTATCTTTCCTTCTGAAAAGTATCTCTGTTTTACTATTCAAACAACAGCTGCATGACCTACTAAGAGAAAACAACTTGATCTGAATGGTGAAATTTGCATGAATCTAAAGATTTACTTCTGCAAGTAGCTTTTACATCTAGTCTGTCTTAAGCAACCAAGGCCAATGTTTGGCATCGGAGCACATTTTCCTCCTGGAACACCCAAAGTGAATGACTTCTTACATGCAGTACTTTGTTTCTTTTATTGTAGGAATCCTCCTTCCTGGGGTTCTATGAAATATCTATACGAGAAAATCCCGAAAGATGCGGCGAACAAGGTTCGCATAAATCAGGACCTCTACAGTCAAGACAGGTGCCTACATCTACATGTGTCAA from Zingiber officinale cultivar Zhangliang chromosome 4B, Zo_v1.1, whole genome shotgun sequence includes:
- the LOC121974515 gene encoding pentatricopeptide repeat-containing protein At5g66520-like encodes the protein MAAVGFVSRKLELLHHPDLSRCLAAFPAPSELRRVHALVVTSGLSSDAFTVARLLASCAVPSSGDLHHARALFASIERPTPFMYNTMFRALSRSPRPVDSIHLYSRMLRSGIWPDRLTFPFLIRSCSVLGSRGLGQGVHCHAVKHGLDSDVFVVNNAITMYSDWGDMVSARKLFDEHVDVADVVSWTALVTGYSNCRQLDCARWLFDQMPERNPISWNAMVAGYAKEGNTMEALQLFDKMPDRNLASWSSIISGFAQSGRCKEALTVFREMVVRNVTPNESALVSAVSACAQLRDLNQGEWLHKYIMEHMVEMSIILGTALVDMYGKCGSVTKAIAVFNVMPEKNVYTWNSLIAGMAMNGSEMPALALFWKMQLTGLEPNAITFIGLLSACSHAGLISEGQQFFDTMTRVYRIRPLEEHYGCMVDLLGRAGLFKEALEFVETMPVEPHPGLWGALAGACRIHGNVELGEKVGKQLIDLEPHHGGRYVLLANLYGAARRWDDMSMVRKLLKQRKAAKFPGKSQVEPVQAN
- the LOC121974516 gene encoding uncharacterized protein LOC121974516 isoform X1, with translation MGCLLSKEKDSDIGNRKRPGNVGEVAVFVPGLRVPKSVDLFQSLGDSLPRSLIERLSALRTRIVVMAAQEAPTVAKPRRKTATQHGGSSLADLRQALEDYLPVLLGLVKDGSQLVDSVHFVWTNQEDDAEVVLYEKKIANAWYEVLSILHLMAMLCFSEANSLLLPKTSSDTNLKISEESRRTAIDLFLKAAGYLDCAIQHVLPQLPPDLRMDLPVDLAEGVLHSLLMQALGQSVDIQLGMAMDSPKATLAVKRRLACEMLKCWHQAEDSITKYPLAEGWRGKHQLFIKWKYVEAKAAAYYYHGVILDEGNTEKSHRMAVAALQTAEEFLKQSKKASDAFNAMPPTSRNPPSWGSMKYLYEKIPKDAANKVRINQDLYSQDRILERAPTLPDFAVALKPDNYRLPEVDHAWNQESINNLNKLAG
- the LOC121974516 gene encoding uncharacterized protein LOC121974516 isoform X2, with the protein product MGCLLSKEKDSDIGNRKRPGNVGEVAVFVPGLRVPKSVDLFQSLGDSLPRSLIERLSALRTRIVVMAAQEAPTVAKPRRKTATQHGGSSLADLRQALEDYLPVLLGLVKDGSQLVDSVHFVWTNQEDDAEEKKIANAWYEVLSILHLMAMLCFSEANSLLLPKTSSDTNLKISEESRRTAIDLFLKAAGYLDCAIQHVLPQLPPDLRMDLPVDLAEGVLHSLLMQALGQSVDIQLGMAMDSPKATLAVKRRLACEMLKCWHQAEDSITKYPLAEGWRGKHQLFIKWKYVEAKAAAYYYHGVILDEGNTEKSHRMAVAALQTAEEFLKQSKKASDAFNAMPPTSRNPPSWGSMKYLYEKIPKDAANKVRINQDLYSQDRILERAPTLPDFAVALKPDNYRLPEVDHAWNQESINNLNKLAG